From Microcebus murinus isolate Inina chromosome 15, M.murinus_Inina_mat1.0, whole genome shotgun sequence, the proteins below share one genomic window:
- the NPY1R gene encoding neuropeptide Y receptor type 1, producing the protein MNSTLFSQVENHSVHYNFSEKNSQFLAFENDDCHLPLAMIFTLALAYGAVIILGVSGNLALIIIILKQKEMRNVTNILIVNLSFSDLLVAIMCLPFTFVYTLMDHWVFGEAMCKLNPFVQCVSITVSIFSLVLIAVERHQLIINPRGWRPNNRHAYAGIGVIWVLAVASSLPFLIYQVLTDEPFQNVTLDAFKDKYVCFDRFPSDSHRLSYTTLLLVLQYFGPLCFIFICYFKIYIRLKRRNNMMDKMRDNKYRSSETKRINIMLLSIVVAFAVCWLPLTIFNTVFDWNHQIIATCNHNLLFLLCHLTAMISTCVNPIFYGFLNKNFQRDLQFFFNFCDFRSRDDDYETIAMSTMHTDVSKTSLKQASPVAFKKINNDDNEKI; encoded by the exons ATGAATTCAACATTATTTTCCCAGGTTGAAAATCATTCAGTCCACTATAATTTTTCAGAGAAGAATTCCCAGTTTTTGGCTTTTGAAAATGATGATTGTCATCTGCCCTTGGCCATGATATTTACATTAGCTCTTGCTTATGGAGCTGTGATCATTCTTGGGGTCTCTGGAAACCTGGCCTTGATCATAATCATCTTGAAACAAAAGGAGATGAGAAATGTCACCAACATCCTGATTGTGAACCTTTCCTTCTCAGACTTGCTTGTTGCCATCATGTGTCTCCCCTTCACATTTGTCTACACATTAATGGACCACTGGGTCTTTGGTGAGGCAATGTGCAAGTTGAATCCTTTTGTGCAATGTGTTTCAATCACTGTGTCCattttctctctggtcctcatTGCTGTGGAACGACATCAGTTGATAATCAACCCACGAGGGTGGCGGCCAAATAACAGACATGCTTATGCAGGTATTGGTGTGATTTGGGTCCTTGCTGTGGCTTCTTCTCTGCCTTTCCTGATCTACCAAGTACTGACTGATGAGCCCTTCCAGAATGTAACACTCGATGCCTTCAAGGACAAGTACGTGTGCTTTGATAGATTCCCGTCGGACTCTCATAGGTTATCTTACACCACTCTCCTTTTGGTGCTGCAGTATTTCGGTCCactctgttttatatttatttgttacttCAAG ATATATATACGCCTAAAAAGGAGAAACAACATGATGGACAAGATGAGAGACAATAAGTACAGGTCTAGTGAAACCAAAAGAATCAACATCATGCTGCTGTCCATTGTGGTCGCGTTCGCAGTGTGCTGGCTGCCTCTGACCATCTTTAACACTGTATTTGACTGGAACCATCAGATAATCGCTACGTGCAACCACAATCTGTTGTTCCTGCTCTGCCACCTCACAGCAATGATATCCACCTGTGTCAACCCCATATTTTATGGATTCCTAAACAAAAATTTCCAGAGGGACTTGcagtttttctttaacttttgtgATTTCCGGTCTCGGGATGATGACTATGAGACAATAGCCATGTCCACCATGCACACGGATGTTTCTAAGACTTCTTTGAAGCAAGCAAGCCcagttgcatttaaaaaaatcaacaacgaCGATAATGAAAAAATCTGA